A genomic segment from Thermodesulfovibrionales bacterium encodes:
- a CDS encoding NAD(P)H-dependent oxidoreductase, whose amino-acid sequence MKYLIIYAHPDTASFNHAIMETISDELGKGKRDFEVRDLYGMKFNPILSRDDLTAIQNGAVPQDIKREQDHIRSADTLLFVFPIWWSSMPAMLKGYIDRVFSLKFAYDITTDGVIGLLKGKKAFIVSTTGASREDYDRMGAFEMMNMSMDTAIFRFSGMEVIGHKYFSSVPYVSEEDRKQMLEELRLLVRDTLL is encoded by the coding sequence ATGAAATATTTGATCATTTACGCACATCCCGATACTGCCAGTTTCAACCATGCGATCATGGAAACGATCTCGGATGAATTAGGGAAGGGCAAGAGGGATTTTGAAGTAAGAGACCTCTATGGCATGAAGTTCAACCCCATCCTTTCACGGGACGATCTGACGGCCATTCAAAACGGTGCTGTGCCCCAGGATATTAAGAGGGAACAGGACCATATCCGCTCGGCAGATACCCTTTTGTTTGTATTTCCGATTTGGTGGTCATCAATGCCGGCAATGTTAAAGGGCTATATTGACAGGGTCTTTTCCTTGAAATTTGCCTATGACATAACGACCGATGGAGTTATAGGATTACTCAAAGGCAAGAAGGCGTTCATAGTAAGCACGACAGGTGCGTCCAGAGAAGATTATGACAGGATGGGAGCTTTCGAGATGATGAATATGTCAATGGATACGGCGATATTTCGCTTTAGCGGTATGGAAGTCATCGGGCATAAATATTTTTCGTCCGTCCCCTATGTTTCTGAAGAAGACAGGAAACAGATGCTTGAAGAACTCAGATTGCTGGTAAGAGATACCCTATTATAG